The Sesamum indicum cultivar Zhongzhi No. 13 linkage group LG6, S_indicum_v1.0, whole genome shotgun sequence genomic interval tattttttaaaacaataattagattctatttaaaaattaaatgtgcaCAAATATCTGAATAATTGTccaatgataaatttttaaattaaaaatatattatcctAAATTgtccaataataattttttaaattaaaaatatattatcctATAAGTTTATGTATGGGAGACCAAATTGcaatagaaaatagaaagtgAAGGActaaaacaattttttgttccaaaaaaaaaaagttttattgggataatataaaaaagattcactatgattagttttatttttgacttATTTTGTTGTGTTCTGTGGAGatagaaagggaaaaataaaaataaatatgtatgtgTTAGAGGTGTAtatatggatttttatttttggagataatataaaataagtataatatgtttgatgttgtttaactatttattttcaaatcatgtattttttatatatttatatatatatatatatgagtatgtatgtaatttttttaattgtagggCTTATAAGAcctataattagtgtagacgtatttgaacaaaaaataaatgaggcaCTATTCCAAAATATCTAAATACACTGCAAAAACCTCCCAAAATAAATCAagccaaatatttattatgttttgagatggaccaaaattgcaatcaAACACTATCAtcatgtttggattcattttttgagtattttgttgtattttgtagagatagagagagaaaaataaagataaataagtatgtgttagagatagtatgtatatttggtttgttttcggagataatttaaaataagtattatatgtttaatgttgtgttttgggagacaaaaattactatttattgtcaaatcatattttttttatatatatttatgtatatgtgtgtgtgtatatatatatatttatgttaaaatagttaaaaatacctaaataatgtgtttttaaataatggcaaatattgaatatattttaacttgtctcgaaaataatttgaaaatgaaaacaaacataatgtatacttatttgttagacagttagagggattaatttaaaataaattgaaaagatgaggactattttaaaactaaaattgaaaatgagtttTACTCCGTTTGGGACCCACACCGTAGAGTTACGACACAACACTTTGCATCCGGGAGCACGATAATACGTGTCAGTGGACCCAATCAGCCAGGCTTCTATATACGTGTCTGCTTTATACCAAATATGGTGCACATGTGGCATAAACTAATTGGTTTTTCAGATGTAACGGCTAAATAAATGAACTGCGACAGCGGGTAGTATAGGATGCCCCACTGGTCCCCAAATACGGGCCCACTCTTGGCGAATATCGTGCTAAAGTGCGCCGGAGGAGAAGGGAAAACCTTTGAAGCAAAGTAAGAGATTTTTCAAGCCAAATATGAGAGGAGCAGCTCTTTTCTCAgtacaaatttacaaaattcaaaattagtttattaaaaaatatatagtcaaaatatattttagtaatatattttcctctaaaacatttcaaaattatttatattattttttaaaattcactatttacacAAGATTTCTTTTCATCGGgatttggattaaaaatatcaGTCTTagcaaaaagtatataaattttcgttTTACCCCTCAATTAATATCTCcattaattttgtacttataaaaaaaaatataatgatattaaccttactatatatatctattacaTGTAActttataagtacaataatatatataagaatattaaatgatgggtaaaattaaaaatttatgtaattatttttatataacaacATCATTTTTTTGGTCCAAATTCGAATGGAGAAAAATCAGGcataaacatataattttcaaaaaatatgtaattataatttcaaaactttttgggagaaaataagggtaaattacaatgaccttctgtgaggtttgacataattatgaatacgctatcgttgtttaaaaaattacaatactccgctaatgtttgatgaaattgtatattttgagATGGAGATATGAAATTAtctacttttttcttattgtattttttttttaagaaaaaacttaaaaatgtATAGAACAATCCAAtggggtggatgaaaaaattttaaattgcaaaaattaaaaatatccaCATATTccatgaaatatatataagattataattcttaatccatgaggacattttggtcagtttaccacaaaaaataaatgcaaatataacGAATTGGGTTTATTGTTAGACGACCGTTAAAATCATATGgtcattgataatttttcaaacaacaaagattattcgtaattatgttaaaCCTTAAGAGaccttgttgtaatttactaaaatataattcgcatttttagaaataatctaagtgtaattagtcccaaataaatttagtcaaatACTTCTAAAgcaagttaaaataaataaatgtaaattacaatgtGCTCTCCTGAAATatgtcataattatttaaatattttttattatctaaaaaataaatactttttataattataaatattttaataaatactctaTTATAATAGCTCACAATAAGAGGTATTTATTAATgtgtgtaaaatattattgacatttgtaatttttgaataacaaaaagactaaaataaataaaaagaatagaagTAGTAAGTCTAAAGTTGACCCCACTTTGAAATCTGTGACAGGGACGGCAGTTTCACCTGTGCGCTTCCCCCCTGGTGCGCAGgtttattttaaatgcaaCCCCCTACTCCTCTCTCTCGCACCACCACTCTCCTGCTCCGTATACTATGTGATGAgtagtttaattataatatttgacaaCAGTAgtataataatcaattatttgcagtagcaattatatatatatatatattgtcaagGCTGTActttttgtaatgttttttttcaCCTACTTGTTTGTGGGTTGCGCCAATTTCGTGGCAAAAGCCAAGCAAAGTCTTCTGTTTCACACCTTTCaatctaattttttctatcaTGGATGTTGAGAGAATCTAGGGTTTGACAGCATTTTCCTCCTAAAGTCCAACTGAAGGTCCGTTTTTTCTGACTTTTTTCTTAACCTTCACTCTTCTGCAGCCTTGAGTTCTTTGCTCTCTCTTGCGTGGTTGATGGAATTCTTGTTTGTTTTGGCATTTGTTGCTATGTGGGTTTTTGCTTCTGATTGATTTTTAGATGCCCTTTTGCTCGAGTCATGAATCATGTTCTTGCCTGGATGTCTTGTGATTGCTACGAAGAAGAGATTAGCTTTGTATTTTGCCAAGAATGGGGTTCTGAGTATTTGGGTGTCTGATGTTTTGGTTGTTGAAGATCTGTTCAATCAGTAGTTTGGAGGGTCCGCCCTCTTCCCTGTTAATGTTGCTCTGGAATTTGGTGGTTTGGGTTTTGGGAATTAGggttttgtttcattttctttgattGTTTCTCCTTAGTTGTTTTTGGGATTGAAGGGGGTAGCATGGAGGAGGTTGAAAGTGCAAATATTGCTGCAGTTGAAAGTTGCTACAGAGTGATTAATCTCTTGTCTCAACCTCAAGATCAGAATCAGTTTAGGAATCTAGTAGAACAAACAGGGGAGGCTGTTCAAAACTTCAAGAAAGTTGTTTCTCTTCTCAATTCTAGTTGTGGTCATGCTAGAGTGAGAAGAGCCAAGAAATTTCAAACACCTTTCCCCCAAAGTATTTTTTTGGAGAAGCCAATCTTTAGATCAGATGATCAACATCCCAAGACGCATCAGCTTCTTCAAACTACCCCTCTAGAGGGCAATCAACTCCAAGAAGTTGCGTCCAATGTAAAGAGTGATCTCACATTGGGAAACCCTTCTTTTGAATTAAGCTCTCATGGGAAGAATCCTCTGCAACATGTTCATCAAACGCCGTTGCCCAATTATCATTTCCTCCACCATCAAAGGATTCAActtcagcagcagcagcagcaattgAAACAGCAGGCTGAACTGATGTATCGCCGTAGTAATAGCGGCATTAGCCTGAATTTCGATAGCTCTACCTGCACGCCAACCATGTCATCCACAAGATCCTTTATCTCCTCATTGAGTATAGATGGTAGTGTTGCTAATTTGGATGGCAGCTCCTTTCATTTAATCGGTGCGGCTCGTTCAGCAGATCAAAGCTCATTCCACCACAAGAGAAAGTGCTCTGGGAGGGGAGAGGAAGGAAGTGTGAAATGCGGAGTCAGTGGTAGATGCCATTGCTCTAAGAAGAGGTGTTTGTTTTTGCTTGTCCTCTTCATCCTTTTCGATCGCATGATATAGTAATTGGTGCTTGGAATTGTTGTCAtctttgtttaaatttttgaaagtttGCAACAGGAAGCACAGAGTAAAAAGGTCGATCAAAGTACCTGCTATAAGCAACAAGTTAGCTGATATACCCCCTGATGAGTACTCTTGGAGGAAATATGGTCAGAAACCAATCAAAGGTTCTCCTCATCCTAGGTATGGTTTGCCATCCCCTCCCTGATTGCAAGGCTGTTCCTCTAACTGATTGCTTATAGTAGTTTAACAAATTGTTGTTTAATAGATTGTTGCAAGAGATCAAGCAATCTTAATTCATTATGTTTGTTCTTGTAGACATCGATGCACAGTTCCGTTGCTTGTTTTATGTGAAACTCTGTTTCATTGTTTCATCCTCGTCGCCCTTTCACCTAATTTTGTCGGCATATTACATTATAAGAATGAAATCAAGGGTTTTCGTTCTGGGGAGATGGAATTTTTGTGACagaattttcaatatataccTCTTGCGTAATTACTTAGCAGCTACTGGCCTACACTGATACCTTCCCCATAATATTCATAAGATTCTTGTATACTGTTTCTATATGGCTTGCAAGTATGGACTATTGGTTACGATGAACAAATTCTTTTGCATTTATTTCTACAATAAGTAAACAGTTGAAGAAACTTTCCAACAGGTTACTAACACTGCTGATCTTGCTGCAGGGGATACTACAAATGTAGCAGCATGAGAGGCTGCCCTGCCAGGAAACATGTGGAGCGGTGCTTGGAAGAGCCCTCGATGCTAATTGTCACTTACGAAGGTGAACATAACCACCCGAGATTACCTTCACAATCAGCTAATACATGATTCTTAGTAGAAAATGCTGTGAAGATGGGGTTGAGCCCTTGAGCATAATTTCTAAGACATCTGAGTTTAGTTGGCTTGAATTGCTCATGTACATATGTTGCTTTGTTTAATCTGAAGACTGTACAAATGGGGTGAATTTGTGGTCCGATCATTAGTTTTGTTCTGGATGTCGGTAAGACGAAACAACAGCGAGGTATGAGGATGATCCATGCTTGAAAGAAGAGAAGTCCCTCATCTTTAATCAactcattttagttttaaaagaatttaatgctTTTTGCTAGTACTACCCGTTTCGCACTTAATTAGGCATGCAATGTCCAGAATTCTGGTTTCTATTTTCGTCAAGTCAAAACTATTTCAgtagatttaaattaatacatatttaaattgCATAATCCCGAATGGTATTTTGGCACAATAAACtcgttgttgttattattattattattaagacAAGAGAAGATTcaacaataaatgaaaattgactTTTTATTCCTAAACTTTTTGAGACCAATTTTAAATCCTTAACTTTTTGAGACATGGTGTTGGTCCAATCCTTAAAATTGGGGTAAGAACTAATGGAACTGGAGAGAATGGAATCAAaatcttaataattataaagattgtgaatcatttaaaaaagttaGAGCGGGACCAAAAGTACAATAGCCCGTGGGGTTGAGTTTCAAATTGGGCCCtgaatcttcatttttctcaaagCCCGCCCATTCCGACTCGGCCCAAGCCCACTGAAATTCCGGCTGGGCCTTGAGAATTCTACGATGTGAATGTGATTGATTATTGCATTATTATATGAGGTGATCGagtatgatgtaattatctatTGAGAGTATTCTTTTCGTGTCtcacttaattttaatatgtaattttttttaatttttaatatttaattatttttcttaacttcccatttctcttttctcaatttcaacatctcttttttttccttttaatattttctcatgttttgtacttttattaatatatttttaaaaataataatattttctaaaattattatacatatactcGTTTAATATTAAAGTTGTCATCATCACTTGTCaacttaaatattaaatagagGTGGGGGGAATCCACCACAATCATGGGCTTCGGAGTGGTGTAACGGGCAAATGAAGTTTGAGAAAGTAAATGAGCGCTCAATGCTAGGGGTGTTTATTTccgtttaaaaaaaaaaaactatgatataatgttaatttattaattataaattatttgttgataaatagttataattaattaattatgtattattaataaaagtatttttttgttataaatacaaatattgagatgtttaatatatatatttatagtataatgaattttttaaaaaattcagtattcagtttgatttgtttaaccaacacaaaagatcaaaattgaaccaaatattatttttatttttaaaaagatcgAATACCATGCGAATTTTAAATTCGATAAAAATCGAATTTCAGTTGGACTGACTTTCGactagttaataaaaaatttgcataCCGCTACTCAATGGTTAAGACTAGGGATGACAATCTGACCCGATTTTCGAGGCCCTAACCTAGATGGAAAGGGTTTGGTACTCATATTATCTGGTCTGGGGTGGGTCCAGGTGATAAAATATTGGACCCGGTTGGGTTCAAGGCCGGTTACGGGTTTTGTATTAGGCTCGCCCCAGTCTATTttgtaatactttttattatttattcattcacatgaaatacattattaatagaaaattatgatattatagataaatttttaaataattttacatgtatccaactctatatataaaataccaaaaataaaatagttggatgtattatttgtattatataattcattttagaaaaaaaaagaatatattaaattacctaattttataatgatatttagtattacttataaaaaaattaattgaatgtattatttgtattatataatttattttaaattaaaaaatattaaattactatattcaaattgatattatttaattaaaaaaataaaaatttaaattggtaCGAAGCAAGGCAGTTCGACCCAACTGTTGGCCTAACTTATTTGAAGGCTTAATCCACAGGGAAATTTGGTACAAGGGCCCGAAAGTGCACAACACCCAAGAGGGAATGACCTCCCGAGGGGCTGGATCCCATGTGTGGACCTCTTTGAAATGGGCGGCGACCCAAACCCATCAACCCAAGCATTTGGTGCTGACCGAGCAACCAGGTTGAGACCTCTTTTCAAATGGCAGGAAACCATTTGCTCTGGGAGTGAGTAAGCACCCACATAGACAAAGGTAAAAGGCTGGATATTGCTCACACCTCCAACTACCCTTGAAATCTCGGGGTATATCCCGTAGAGAGCTTATCCCTTGAAAATCCCCCTGCACAACTAGGCTCTTTGAAGATCTCTGCCAACGGTCTCAAAACTTAGAGACTTCTCCGCGAGCAACTGCTGACTTAAGTCCCAATGGTGCCTTTTTCCTTGCTGCGAAATACAACTATAAAAGTCAGCCCTCCCGTTTCTTATAGAATAACGATCT includes:
- the LOC105163383 gene encoding probable WRKY transcription factor 21 isoform X2; this translates as MEEVESANIAAVESCYRVINLLSQPQDQNQFRNLVEQTGEAVQNFKKVVSLLNSSCGHARVRRAKKFQTPFPQSIFLEKPIFRSDDQHPKTHQLLQTTPLEGNQLQEVASNVKSDLTLGNPSFELSSHGKNPLQHVHQTPLPNYHFLHHQRIQLQQQQQQLKQQAELMYRRSNSGISLNFDSSTCTPTMSSTRSFISSLSIDGSVANLDGSSFHLIGAARSADQSSFHHKRKCSGRGEEGSVKCGVSGRCHCSKKSLQQEAQSKKVDQSTCYKQQVS
- the LOC105163383 gene encoding probable WRKY transcription factor 21 isoform X1, which translates into the protein MEEVESANIAAVESCYRVINLLSQPQDQNQFRNLVEQTGEAVQNFKKVVSLLNSSCGHARVRRAKKFQTPFPQSIFLEKPIFRSDDQHPKTHQLLQTTPLEGNQLQEVASNVKSDLTLGNPSFELSSHGKNPLQHVHQTPLPNYHFLHHQRIQLQQQQQQLKQQAELMYRRSNSGISLNFDSSTCTPTMSSTRSFISSLSIDGSVANLDGSSFHLIGAARSADQSSFHHKRKCSGRGEEGSVKCGVSGRCHCSKKRKHRVKRSIKVPAISNKLADIPPDEYSWRKYGQKPIKGSPHPRGYYKCSSMRGCPARKHVERCLEEPSMLIVTYEGEHNHPRLPSQSANT